In the genome of Candidatus Desulfofervidus auxilii, the window GATATCTGAACGTTCTTATAAGAGATATTGTTTAATAAAAAGTTGGGTTTCTCATGTTATAAATCATCTTGAATTTATAGGGGCACAGAGAGAGGAGGATAAAAGGCGCTTTTTGGGATTAGGTTTTAAAAAAGAAAAAATTAAAGTAATAGGTAGTCTTAAATTTGATTTGCCTTTACCTGATTTGGGTCAAAAAACACTGATAAGAAAAGAATTAAACATTTCCTTAAAACAAACTATCTGGATAGCAGGAAGTACTCATCGGGGTGAAGATGAAATTATTTTAAAAGTTCATCGAGCTCTTTTGTCCCTTTTTCCTAATCTCTGTTTAATTATTGCCCCACGCCATCCAGAAAGGTTTGATGAAGTAACAGCACTTTCTTTAAAAATGGGATTTCGTACTAAACGACGTACAGAAGATAAAAAAGGGGATTATGAAGTAATTGTGCTTGATACTTTAGGAGAATTAGCTAAAGCATATGGTATTTCTCATTTTGCCTTTGTTGGAGGTAGCTTTGTTCCTATAGGTGGGCATAATCCATTAGAAGTAGCAGTTTGGGCAAGACCAGTTATCTTTGGGCCATATATGTTTAATTTCAGTGAGATTGCCAAAATGTTAGTAGAAAACAAAGCAGCTATTGAAGTAAAGGATGAAAAAATGTTATTTCAGGTTTGTCGTTTTCTATTAGAAGATAAATCTGCTGCTGAGATAATAGGAGAGCAGGGTAGAAAATTAGTAACTGCACATCAAGGAGTGATAGAACATTATTTAAAATTAATAGAAAAATGGATTTAAATCGCCTTTTTTATCTGTTTCAAGAAGGCCCTTATACTTTAAAACTTTTTGCCTATGGTTTAAGCACTTTTTATTTTGGTGGTTTAAGATTACATCAATTTCTTTATAAATCAGGATTATTATCTCAAAAAAAATTACCTTCTAAAATAATAAGTATAGGAAATTTATCTGTAGGTGGAAGTGGCAAAACCCCATTTGTTATTTTTTTAGCTAAATTTTTTAAATCCATGGGGGAAAAAGTAATAGTAGTTACACGGGGTTATAAAAGTCAATCAAAATCATTTATAGTTTCTGATGGAAATAAGATTTATCTAACAGCAAAACAAGCTGGTGATGAAAGTTATCTTTTGGCAAGCAATTTAAAAGGAATTCCTGTTTTGAAAGGGAAAAATCGATATAAGGCAATCAAATTGGCTTATAAATATTTTTCTCCTAAAATTGTCATTTTAGATGATGCTTTTCAACACTATGCCTTAAAAAGAGACATTGATATTGTTTTATTAAATGCAAAAAATCCTTTTGGAAATGGCTATTTATTACCAAGAGGTATTTTGCGTGAACCTATATCTGCATTAAAAAGAGCTCATGCAGTAATTATCACAAAGGTAAGGCATGAGAGGGAAATAAAGAAGTTTAGAAATTTTTTAAAAAAGAATTTTTCTCATTTGGCTATTTTTGATGCTTTTTCATATATAAATAAAATTTTCAATCTTAAAGGAGAATCTTTTAGTCCTTTTATGCT includes:
- a CDS encoding 3-deoxy-D-manno-octulosonic acid transferase, giving the protein MFSIYTLGLWLGVSFSLPLGIIHPKIKHYIKNRLGHHLNYPFFSNQPVWFHALSVGEVLSVVPLVKAFKKRYSEISIFFTASTLTGHEMAKKQLKDIADAINYFPLDFPNVINHYLKRINPRLIIFTETDIWPNFLNIMHKNHIPTILISARISERSYKRYCLIKSWVSHVINHLEFIGAQREEDKRRFLGLGFKKEKIKVIGSLKFDLPLPDLGQKTLIRKELNISLKQTIWIAGSTHRGEDEIILKVHRALLSLFPNLCLIIAPRHPERFDEVTALSLKMGFRTKRRTEDKKGDYEVIVLDTLGELAKAYGISHFAFVGGSFVPIGGHNPLEVAVWARPVIFGPYMFNFSEIAKMLVENKAAIEVKDEKMLFQVCRFLLEDKSAAEIIGEQGRKLVTAHQGVIEHYLKLIEKWI
- the lpxK gene encoding tetraacyldisaccharide 4'-kinase — translated: MDLNRLFYLFQEGPYTLKLFAYGLSTFYFGGLRLHQFLYKSGLLSQKKLPSKIISIGNLSVGGSGKTPFVIFLAKFFKSMGEKVIVVTRGYKSQSKSFIVSDGNKIYLTAKQAGDESYLLASNLKGIPVLKGKNRYKAIKLAYKYFSPKIVILDDAFQHYALKRDIDIVLLNAKNPFGNGYLLPRGILREPISALKRAHAVIITKVRHEREIKKFRNFLKKNFSHLAIFDAFSYINKIFNLKGESFSPFMLYNKPCLIFCGLANPKNFYETCKELNIKIIKFFSYPDHYFYTEKDIKNLIKMAKIFGAEALVTTEKDAVKLKSFNFDYPLYYLQLEIKLYQEEAFKKWIIKKLAF